In Streptomyces chartreusis NRRL 3882, the following are encoded in one genomic region:
- a CDS encoding GntR family transcriptional regulator, with translation MDEESRREGASLEVDRVMRILLDQIAGGIFPPGSRLPPQRETAKEFGVARDTVQRALRKLADEGYIQSRQGSGTRVLRPPRGEERWTRPGLLRGSLGQLVQDAFRVAEGGVPPASIRVRVLCMGGDGGSPDIEELRHLLEDTARRDHSEVEFELRTSTSQPPRRCI, from the coding sequence TTGGACGAGGAAAGTCGGCGGGAAGGTGCGAGCCTCGAGGTCGACCGCGTCATGCGCATCCTGCTGGACCAGATCGCCGGCGGCATTTTCCCACCCGGGTCACGGCTTCCGCCCCAACGCGAAACGGCCAAGGAATTCGGCGTTGCGCGCGACACGGTGCAGCGTGCGCTCAGGAAGCTGGCCGACGAGGGGTACATCCAGTCCCGGCAGGGCAGCGGAACCCGCGTCCTGCGGCCGCCGCGGGGAGAAGAACGATGGACCAGGCCGGGCCTACTCCGTGGGTCGCTGGGCCAGCTCGTCCAGGATGCCTTCAGGGTCGCCGAGGGCGGCGTGCCGCCTGCCTCGATCCGCGTGCGTGTGCTGTGCATGGGCGGCGACGGGGGCAGCCCTGACATCGAGGAACTTCGGCACCTGTTGGAGGACACGGCGAGGCGCGACCACAGCGAGGTGGAGTTCGAGCTCCGGACGTCCACGTCCCAGCCCCCACGGAGGTGTATCTGA
- a CDS encoding NAD(P)-dependent oxidoreductase, with translation MTDNPVDSRTPLTLLGTGDMGTALARAWLAAGHPVTVWNRTASRAEALAAEGATVARTAAEAVAANRLVVACLLDDASVGEALDGADLTGRDLVNLTTGTPGQGRARAAWAEARGARFLDGGIMAVPPMIGVPESGGYVFYSGSPELFAEHRDTLAVPAGTRYVGADPGFAALHDVALLSAMNGMFAGVMHAFALIRPEDIAPKDFAPLLFGWLTAMAPAVHQTADQLESGDYTKGVVSNLAMQAAGIPTFLRTAEEQHVSPELLTPYLELMEKRVAQGHGDEDGTGMIELLKKEGSH, from the coding sequence ATGACCGACAACCCAGTTGATTCCCGCACCCCTCTCACCCTCCTCGGCACCGGCGACATGGGCACCGCCCTGGCACGCGCCTGGCTCGCCGCAGGACACCCGGTGACCGTCTGGAACCGCACGGCCTCCCGCGCCGAGGCCCTCGCCGCCGAAGGCGCCACCGTTGCCCGGACCGCCGCTGAGGCGGTGGCCGCGAACCGGCTCGTGGTCGCGTGTCTGCTCGACGACGCCTCCGTGGGCGAGGCCCTCGACGGGGCCGACCTCACCGGCCGGGACCTGGTGAACCTGACCACCGGCACCCCGGGCCAGGGCCGTGCGCGCGCCGCCTGGGCCGAAGCGCGCGGCGCCCGCTTCCTGGACGGCGGGATCATGGCCGTCCCGCCGATGATCGGGGTCCCGGAGTCCGGCGGATACGTCTTCTACAGCGGCTCCCCCGAGCTGTTCGCCGAGCACCGCGACACCCTCGCCGTCCCGGCCGGCACCCGGTACGTCGGGGCCGACCCGGGCTTCGCCGCGCTGCACGACGTGGCGTTGCTGAGCGCGATGAACGGCATGTTCGCGGGCGTCATGCACGCCTTCGCGCTGATCCGCCCGGAGGACATCGCCCCGAAGGACTTCGCGCCGCTGCTCTTCGGCTGGCTCACCGCGATGGCCCCGGCCGTCCACCAGACCGCCGACCAGCTGGAGAGCGGCGACTACACCAAGGGCGTCGTCTCCAACCTCGCGATGCAGGCGGCGGGCATCCCCACGTTCCTGCGCACGGCCGAGGAACAGCACGTCAGCCCCGAGCTGCTGACGCCGTACCTGGAGCTGATGGAGAAGCGGGTGGCCCAGGGGCACGGGGACGAGGACGGGACGGGGATGATCGAACTGCTGAAGAAGGAGGGGTCACACTGA